In the Glycine max cultivar Williams 82 chromosome 6, Glycine_max_v4.0, whole genome shotgun sequence genome, ACAGTGCAATTTCTCTTCCTCAGTTGTTTTGTTGCACTGTTCTGTTCTCACACCATTTCTCTTCAACTGTGCATTCTCACATACTTTCTCTACAAAAAAtaatactctctctctctcttgcttccATCATTCTATTGGTCTTTTCCTTTCTCCTTTTCAACTTCATACATTGACTAACTTTCCCTCTCTCAGTTTTCTCACACTCTACTAGACCAAAGATTCTAGCTTTCTATCTacctttttttctctcactctcTCAAGTTCGTCCTTCATAAGGATATTAAGATTTCGAGGTAAAAGTAGAGTTGCAAAGGAATCATGGCAGCTCCAAAGCCAGAGGAGATAAGCCACCCACCAATGGACCAACTTCAAGGCTTAGAGTACTGTATCGACTCAAACCCTTCCTGGGGTATGCTCACTTCCTCAACTGCATTTTCAGCTTCATTAAAAGATTGAACTTTTTTGTGCACATTTTGGTTTTAATGAGTGTTTTTGAACCGTTTAACAGTGGAGACAATAGTTCTTGGTTTCCAGCATTACATTTTGGCCTTAGGAACTGCAGTCATGATTCCTTCATTTCTTGTGCCTTTGATGGGTGGAAGTGATGTAAGTCATTCCCTCCAACTTCAACTCCTTTTGCtttgcttcatttttttatattattatttcttttattggtAAATGTTAGTTTGGattaaaaatgttagttggGGATTCGAATCCAATACTTCTTCCTTCAACTCCTTTTGCCTTGCTTCttctttgttagtttttttatattattatgtaacATGAAATGAAATTCTTTGATATTGCCAAATCTCTCTACTGAGGTGGATTGGAGGAACTTTTTGTTTTGCCTTtacattgttttttgttttgacaTATCATATGCTGAAATGAGCCGTGTGGGTcccacagagaagaaaaattGTTGATTCTGAAAGTGAAATTTCCTCATGGTCTTTAGTTTTACTTTGCATTGTCCTATTATGTAgaaaattgatattgatatttCAAATATTGATACGATGATTCAGGATGATAAAGTGAGGGTGGTGCAGACGCTGCTTTTTGTTGAAGGAATTAATACACTTCTGCAGACACTCTTTGGAACCCGGTTACCAACAGTGATAGGAGGGTCTTATGCATTTATGGTCCCCATTATATCGATAATTCATGATTCCTCATTGACAAGGATAGAGGACCCACATTTGGTTAGTACATTTCTCTAATACTACTATATTATTTGGTTGCCACATTTCAATTATAATAAGTTGATGATTCTATTAGTTGTGGACAATACAACCgctatgaaatttttaattctaaTGTAAGATTACGTCTAATCCTTCTAGACAAAATCTAAGGCAACGTGACATTTATTAAgcggaaaataatttaatctatttaatAGAATGTGTGGGTTTaagcatttaaatttattttcaatagaTTAAACTAATGGCTTGTATTTATCTCCAGAGATTTCTTAACACCATGAGAGCAGTACAAGGGGCAATGATAGTAGCATCAAGCATACAAATCATTTTGGGCTTTAGTCAGTTATGGGCCATTTGTTCTAGGTGAGCTCTTTCTAACTGAAGTGCATAGTTATTCTTCCAATTAAAGAATTAAGCTTAATCTATACATCAAATACTTACtgtattcttacttttttttatcaggtTTTTCAGTCCACTTGGAATGGTCCCAGTAATTGCATTAGTTGGATTTGGATTATTTGACCGAGGATTCCCTGTGGTATAACAATAACCCACGGGTCAATAATACAAATTCATCTCTTTTTGGCTCATACTGACTAACattacttttcttcttttttttttcaggttggGCATTGCGTTGAAATTGGAATTCCCATGTTAATTCTGTTTGTAGTCTTCTCTCAGGTACTAATCAAATTCACATTTATGTGACAAGCAAAAGGGAGTGAATATTTCAACTATCTAAAGTGAAATTTTTATGCTTCACTTTTAATCCAATGCAGTGCTTTTACATAAACATTCTTGAGGGATATGACTTTGAAAtgtatatgataattatttggTGAGGGCCAAAGAAGGGTATCCATTGTGAATGTCcaatatttactatttattaTCTATTGAAAATATAGTAACTATGCTACGATTATTGCTGTTTGCAGTACTTGAAAAATTTTCATACAAGACAACTACCAATACTAGAGAGATTTGCTCTACTAATATCAACCACAGTGATATGGGCATATGCACATCTCTTAACAGCAAGTGGAGCATACAAACACCGTCCTGATTTAACCCAACATAATTGCAGAACAGACAGGGCCAACCTCATTTCTTCTGCTCCATGGTTGGTACAGAAAAAGCATCTGTTAAAATAGTTAAATGTTATAATCATAATTCAGGTGCCAGGAAGCAAGCACTTTTGAGCTGTTGCCAATGACTCTTCTACATGTTGCCTACAGGATAAAGATTCCATACCCTCTTGAGTGGGGTGCTCCTACATTTGATGCTGGTCATGCTTTTGGAATGATGGCTGCTGTTTTAGTCTCCTTAATTGAGGTATTTTACATATTTACTAAAGGAGTCTTAGTAACTCACTTCACTTCTTtactattggttaaaatttattgaaaactacacGTGAGTGaaacttattaaataagaagtgagacataaaattttatgattccAATATTTGTCGTACGGTcctaatagaaattcaaatgtagTGTTGActagttatattaaaaaaattgtggcaGTCAACTGGGGCATACAAAGCTGCATCACGACTTGCAAGTGCAACACCACCTCCAGCTCATGTTCTGAGCCGTGGTATTGGTTGGCAAGGAGTTGGAATCTTGCTGAATGGCCTTTTTGGAACACTGACTGGTTCAACAGTTTCTGTGTAAGTGCTACTCTTCATTGTTCATGGTTTTCACTTTTGTGGACACAAATTGATTCTCATAGGATTATCCATTACAGAGAGAATGTGGGGCTCCTAGGAAGCACTCGTGTTGGGAGTCGAAGGGTAATTCAAATTTCAGCTGGTTTTATGATATTCTTCTCAATGTTAGGTGAGTGCCAAACTTTGGAGTATATTAGTCCTAACTATATTATCGTCCTTTTTTTAGTAGCTTTCACTTACAATGCACATTCCCCATTTTTGCTGGTTTTATGATATTCACATATTTGATATTTCTTGTTCAGGAAAATTTGGAGCTTTATTTGCATCAATACCATTCCCCATTTTTGCAGCTGTATACTGTGTTCTGTTTGGCCTTGTGGGTGAGTATCACCATTTCACCTATGGTTTAGTTTAAGCATGtctttgcttcctctatcttttttatGACAATTTTCTCTATTTGCAGCTTCTGTGGGGCTATCATTCTTGCAGTTCACTAACATGAACTCAATGAGGAACCTCTTTATTCTTGGTGTAGCCCTTTTCTTAGGTTTTTCTGTTCCTGAGTATTTCAGAGAGTACACTTCAAAGGCCCTTCATGGTCCTACTCATACAAGGGCTGGATGGGTGAGTTTATTGTTTCATCAATACAAAACTTGTGAAAATCTTACTACGTGCATGTTTAGGTAATCACTCTGAAAGTACTTTTAGAAAATGATAATCTTTGTATCTTTTGTTCTGAACCTACTTTTAGAAGGGATATAATGgttatccaaacatgcactatGTCAAAATTCCATATACTTGGTTTGTACTAGTAAGGCAGATAGTTATTATAAGAACTGTTATTTATCTTTGTGAATTCTCCATCATGTCACTAACGAAATGGCTTGTGTCATAAAAAAATCCTTATTAAGTGGCAGAACAATCATGCATCTTCTGCTTCTAATTGCGATGGTTTCTTGAtgttttaataaagaaaatgttaatactaattttctctttttttttctttttcagttcgATGATTTCCTTAATACTATATTCTTCTCATCTCCAACTGTTGCATTGATTGTTGCTGTATTCTTGGACAATACTCTTGATTACAAGGATAGCGCCAAAGATAGGGGAATGCCATGGTGGGCCAAGTTTAGAACATTCAATGGAGATAGCCGAAATGAAGAGTTCTATACACTTCCTTTCAACCTCAACCGGTTTTTCCCTCCACGATAAATAACAGTTAGTTATACCATCAAGAAAAGATGTTAGAGGAAAAACATCATTTTCCTGATAAAGAGGTTATATATTTAGTTGCTGTGAGAGTGAAGCAGTGATATCATATTGGTGATTTTTTAATGAAGAAATTGATCATATGCTTCACACGACCTCttcgtctctctctctctcttactcCCCAAAATTATTAGTAAGTATTCAAagtcaagaaaattaaaaattcaaaggaaaaattatgTACTTCTCAAACATTCCAAAACTCTCGAGATTATATACAGTTTATGATATAACTTTATGTTACATAAAATGTAAATTCCAGCGTTGTGCTGATTTAAAGCGTGTTAGGGGGGAAGGGTATcgttctaataaaaaaaattcattagagTATgctgggtaaagaaagaaatagagtgaatgaaaattttaaaaaaagtgaacaaaaatgttagaaataaagtaaatattataaatgtgcttggtaaaagagaaatataaatgaaataattaaagaaataaaaagaatgaaaataagtaagaaataaaataaaaaagtgctaGTGTATTCTAACTTTTATCCTATTTTCATTCAACCAACcaattaacattattttcattcttttcatttttactctcttcatcttatttctATGCTGCCAAACAAGGCATAACAACTCCTCACAATAtctctttaaaaattattaaaattcaatacagagacaaacataaaaaatgataaattaaaaaaaaagtgagtgaGAAGATCAAATATACAAGTTTTTAGAGGTTTGATGTGTAATACTATTAAGAccactacaattttttttggtagTATTAAATTACTAGAAATTTCTTCCGAAACAGTAAAATATTTTAGGCATTACTGAGTCCTCTAATGTTTTGATGAACTATTCACATTCTAAGATAGGTTGATAACTACATTACTATCACTATTCCTTGGTTCAAATTCCTCTAATGCAACCATTAACACAAGGGCTCTCTCTTCTAAAGTGGAAgaattttgacaattttttgAAACTTACAACAAAAAAACTATTCTGGATAGGCCCCCTTATTTAACACATctcaaattttgtttaaaattttcctTATTACATCATATCACTGAATATAtcaattgtttaattttcatacCCTGAAAGTTTTATAATAACAATAGGcacaaattaaattcttttgaaaagactTTTGTTAGTCACTGTAAACAAGGTGGAAATGGACACACACCATGCTTAAATTAATGGAAACCAATAAATCCTTCCCCGtatttatttgtttcaaaaattaaacaaatatttttataacaaaataaataataataaaattcttaataatataaagtaaagttttattttagaggttaagtttaatttttcaaataaaacacataaatatttttatataatttatttttcattcaaatgaatatgaatattttttcccATTTCTTTGATTCTTAGTTTTTCTTATTGAGgagtttcatttttatttcatccaaatagtacgtttttttatttttattttatttcacttctatttttttaataaaattatttcttatccAAATAAAATGTTATGTTGGGGTTTTATATGCAAGAGATCTTCAAAAGTAACCAGAGGTgacatttttcaataaaattatttgtctaTTCATATTTATGtaaagatataaatataaatagatgTGATTTTTCTATCTTCACCAACAGAAATAAGATATGTTTCTCCGATAAGAAGAATCGTGAGATGCAATTCTTCATCAAAAGTCACGAGATACATCtctttaaaatgttaaaattattcactAGAAGACAtgagttataaataaaaacaatttacataaaaaataggAATACAAATAATAAGAGACTGATTTATCGAAACATCCTTTTGCATCCAAATTTTATAGAAATTGGTGGGTGTAAATCGAAATTAAAGATTAATGTTTTACACACTGTTTGAATAATTACCTTTTTTTATCTTGTAAAACCATCAGggtcaataattttttctttgatatttcTTCATCACTGTGTAGTGATCATCACCCATTTGCACACATTTATATAGTTCAAACTTGATTTGTTTATctatatttgaaaattgaattttaccTATTTATTTACACCCAATTTTTTTTgcctgactttttttttcttttaaaaaattgatttaacctatttttcttaaaagactattttattgtgtattttaaataagtaaaagtattatctttaaataaattgatagaCCAAAAGTTATATGTAAGTCaacgattttaatttttaaaataaagtagcAAATACAGagtttcaaaatattattttgaaaatttaatacattgtttggtttgcatattattattaattatataagtttCTTTTACAGCATTAACTAAATAAGTTATTTTGTCaaacttgtttaaaaaaattcgaagtctaattttttattgaataattcatttttaaaaaagttaatctGATTTATTAATCAGTCTACATTTGACTTGGATCACGTTACAGACTCTTAACGAGTCATGTGATATATTAACCTCTCTATTTATACATTTACATCCTCATGTAGAGACTTTGTACAGTGAGATAATTAACTTGACATTTTTCAATTAAGAATTAATTGGAAAAAGCTTAATTTGCATTGATGCATAGGCTAACCCAAGAACATCTCAGTGTAAAAAACTTATACAATTTTCGAATGTTAAAAATTGATCTGGCTGATGTTAGAAATTGGACCCAATGATATCATATATGCCACAATCATTGTATCCCTTAACTCATTTTGAGACGAATTCCGCCGACGTGAAAatgataaaagcaaaaaaaaaaaaaaaacatgaaactcAATCAAGTAGTATGATTATTGTTCTTCCTCAAAAAAGAACAGAAAAGAAGAGATATCATTATTGCTGTTTATTACAGTagtacctttttttatttatattaattttcattttgtgatttgagtTAAGCACACCTAATGATTGTGATTAACAGCGAGGTCTTCCTAAGGGGCAAAGCTAGTCAAGGAAATTGGGAAAagtccaaaaaaaagaaaaaagaagacagAGGAAAGAAAGGAGAGCTGGAATCACATGGACTTGTCTTTCTCTTTCTGGGTCTCCATTAAATTTTTCTTCTCtcccttctttctctctctctctctctgaccattctcttcttcttctttttcttctcctctctctctctcccctcCGCCATGGCTGAGGATAAGGTACTTTCCCgggaaaaaaagttttttttttttttttttttaaccttgtTGTTTTGGTTGGTAAGAAAGCTGAGTGACTTAGAAATGGTAGAGTTGAAAATTTCTTTGTGATTTTCGTTGTTTTTGTTAAGAGGATGAAGCGAGATATCTCTGGGATGtgtaatttttgtttctctGTTGTTTTTTTTGCTCAGTTAACAAAGGGGAGATTTAGGGTTTGTTATTTTGGGGAAATTCGGTTTTCTTGCTGAAAATCTGGTCTTTGAGCTTAAAGTAGAAGATCCATTTGGTTTATTTTCGTGTTGATCTATGGGTTTAtgtgaggttttattattattattttttctggaGGGAGGTTCTGAGCTGGGTTGAAGATTTGTTTGTTGCCGACACTTGTATCGTAATCTGATCACGCTTGTTATGATCTTATTTTGATGTTGGACTTTAAAGTGTCGTCgattaagtttttttgtttgtcacGAACTTGTGATCATTTGCCAGTTATTCACCAGattcgttttatttttattgtttttggttTCTGATTctgataaagatatttttatccaGATTTTTGTACTCTGCTGCTACCTGTTTgcgttaaattaaaaaacaattcaatttatttttgcaTGCAACTCGTTGTGTTCTTTTAGTTCTTACTTTCAACAACTTAGTGCtgctatttttcttgtttccttGTCTTTACTTTTTTTAGCAGCTTATTTCCACCACTTGATTTCCGTGATATCATCCTTAAGTTGCTTACCTGATTTTCCTCATGTTATATCTTTTATGAAACTTCATTTTTGAGTTATTTGATGTGCTGTTGAAAATTgaagttttaattttgtatCTTGTTGATCTTTGTACTCTTTACTTAGTGTTTTTTATATGCCTGCCAAATGTTTAAA is a window encoding:
- the LOC100795365 gene encoding nucleobase-ascorbate transporter 2 gives rise to the protein MAAPKPEEISHPPMDQLQGLEYCIDSNPSWVETIVLGFQHYILALGTAVMIPSFLVPLMGGSDDDKVRVVQTLLFVEGINTLLQTLFGTRLPTVIGGSYAFMVPIISIIHDSSLTRIEDPHLRFLNTMRAVQGAMIVASSIQIILGFSQLWAICSRFFSPLGMVPVIALVGFGLFDRGFPVVGHCVEIGIPMLILFVVFSQYLKNFHTRQLPILERFALLISTTVIWAYAHLLTASGAYKHRPDLTQHNCRTDRANLISSAPWIKIPYPLEWGAPTFDAGHAFGMMAAVLVSLIESTGAYKAASRLASATPPPAHVLSRGIGWQGVGILLNGLFGTLTGSTVSVENVGLLGSTRVGSRRVIQISAGFMIFFSMLGKFGALFASIPFPIFAAVYCVLFGLVASVGLSFLQFTNMNSMRNLFILGVALFLGFSVPEYFREYTSKALHGPTHTRAGWFDDFLNTIFFSSPTVALIVAVFLDNTLDYKDSAKDRGMPWWAKFRTFNGDSRNEEFYTLPFNLNRFFPPR